The following are from one region of the Paenibacillus sp. JZ16 genome:
- a CDS encoding purine-nucleoside phosphorylase has protein sequence MSSIHQESIKEAAAYIRGQKGVEPQVGLILGSGLGVLAELIENPVSIPYTDIPHFPVSTVEGHEGELLLGTIHDRPVVLMKGRFHMYEGYGPEVTAFPVRVMKELGVKSLLVTNAAGGINTSFEPGDLMLISDHLNMTGTNPLIGPNDPELGVRFPDMSQAYSRQLRQLAKEVAVGQGIALREGVYAGLLGPTYETPAEIVMLRTLGADAVGMSTVSEVIVARHAGLEVLGISCISNMAAGILDQPLSHDEVMETAEKVREKFLALVMAIIPKM, from the coding sequence ATGAGTTCAATTCATCAGGAAAGCATTAAGGAAGCAGCGGCATACATACGCGGGCAGAAGGGTGTCGAGCCCCAGGTCGGCCTGATTTTGGGTTCAGGACTCGGCGTGCTGGCAGAATTAATTGAGAACCCGGTCTCCATCCCGTACACGGACATTCCTCATTTTCCCGTGTCCACAGTAGAAGGCCATGAAGGAGAACTGCTGCTGGGTACGATTCACGATCGACCTGTCGTTCTGATGAAGGGCCGTTTCCATATGTATGAAGGCTATGGTCCGGAAGTGACGGCTTTCCCAGTGCGCGTCATGAAAGAGCTGGGTGTGAAAAGTCTGCTGGTTACCAATGCGGCGGGCGGCATCAACACGTCCTTCGAGCCGGGTGACCTCATGCTGATCTCCGATCATCTGAACATGACAGGCACCAACCCGCTGATCGGGCCGAATGATCCGGAGCTTGGCGTTCGGTTCCCGGACATGTCCCAGGCTTACAGCCGTCAGCTTCGCCAATTGGCAAAAGAAGTCGCGGTGGGTCAGGGCATTGCGCTGAGAGAAGGGGTCTATGCAGGTTTGCTCGGACCAACCTATGAAACGCCTGCCGAGATCGTCATGCTGCGTACGCTCGGTGCGGATGCGGTAGGCATGTCCACGGTGTCTGAGGTCATTGTGGCCAGACATGCCGGTCTTGAAGTGCTGGGCATCTCCTGCATCAGCAACATGGCAGCCGGAATATTGGATCAGCCGCTATCCCATGACGAGGTTATGGAGACCGCCGAGAAGGTCCGGGAGAAATTCCTTGCGCTTGTCATGGCCATTATTCCAAAAATGTAA